Part of the Centroberyx gerrardi isolate f3 chromosome 11, fCenGer3.hap1.cur.20231027, whole genome shotgun sequence genome is shown below.
GACGAGGAGGGAAATCAAtgatcaatgttttttttactgactTTGGCATTTTACACCATACTGAAAATATCTTGGCCTGGACCGCAACGCTGTACTTAATTAGTTGAGGAAATCTGTAAGAAACCTCATAGTGTTATTTCACTCTAAGCTCCAAATCATAGGACATTCCTTCACAAACACCATGTGCTTGCTGGAGGGATGCTAGGAATCAAGAGAGACCAGATCTTAATCTGCGGTTGGGAAGCTCCCCACTGCCGAGGCAGAACCTTTCAAAATCATTTAGGCTGAAGTCAGTGTGCAGCCAAGTGTACTGGATTTCACGCGAAGAAGAGCTGTGCAGTGTCAACACAGAACAGGCTCTCATAGGaataataaaaagtaaacaGCTTGATAATTTATCAGCTTATGTTCCCTCCCTGTGGAGCTgaaacaggcacacagacaaactAAACCTCGTTACTGATTATCTTTCATCTTtggtaaacacattttaatagtGTTTGCCACCCTCCATATTATAAATATCCACCTCGTTTGTTCTTCCAGAGCACCGCTCTGACTCAGAACAACAAAAAGCAGCAGAAACAAAGGAATCAtagtgcactcacacacacacacacacacacatattcacgcacacacacacacacacacatactcacgcacacacacaggtgcatacACTATGAATAAGATCACATCAAATCAATCAGTCATGTCACACTACACTGTTCAGGAAATTACAGTATTACTGTATGTTATTCATCAGCACTTGAGTATTGGTAAATGTCTCATCAAGTCTCATCaatgtttctatttttctatttcttttctatTTACGTTTGCACCTGACAAggtaataaaaacattttacacacacataatatttTAATGCCATGTGGAATCCAGCAGAACCTCCTCTGTCAGTTTGTCTCTTTCAACACCAGGCAGCGTCTTCAGTGAGAATCCTTGGCATTCACATCCAGCACACAGAACCCAAACAAGATATATAGAGTATGTCTGTCTGATATATGACATGTTGTCATGTATAATGACATGATGTACAGAGGAACGAGAATAATGCACAATGAAAATTGTTTCAGAGAAACAGAAGGGTACATTCTGATCTGAAAttaaactgttgtttttgtgtgtattgtgtaaaCATGCATGCCAAAGAAAAGATAACAATGACGAGAAGAAATAAGCCTtcctattcatttattcattcatccatctggTCCTTTTTGAACCCCAAACATATTTGATCTTCCTCTGAGTCCTAATACACTTAgatgagagtgagtgtgtcagTGCACCAATGGAAGAATATCATACcgttttcattgtattttttatttatctggcATCACATGGATGTGCAAGCCTTTGAGTGTTTTATCATGATCTTTGTGGCTATTTACGCTGTCATTTCAATATGACTTTTGACAATTGCTCATAAAAAATTGATATGAGACCCCATCTCGAAGTGTCCATGTTGGCCTGAAAATGTCTGCCTTTATTTACATCTGTGGAAATCTGCTTGACTTTTCCccgctcttcctctccacctcaCTGCAGTGCTCATTATGTGGACTGGGACTGGATTGCATCCAGATTGCATGTTGCCATCCCAAACACCTAGGGATGTGGTGTGGCTTATCAGATTACAATGCAAGCAAAAGATGACTTGGCAGCTTCCAGCCCTGCCAGTGACTACATTCTGGCATGATCATTTAGTAAAAGTTATACTGAAATGACAAATGTAACCATAGTTTATTTTAAACCATGTTAAAACAATAACATCAGCAAAAAGACCAGCTCATTGTTCAAATACTTGCACTGTAGAATTAAAGAAACCTTGAATTGGGGCAGTTTCCTTAGGTATGGAAGCAAGCTAAGCCAAACACAACTGTGTACGCACCAGGATGTTCTCATGTAGACATACAGACGTCACTGCAACATGAtctagagaggagaaaataatgTGTCGATATGAACAAATGAGTACTAAATATGAAGAAGACAAAGGTAATGCTTATGGGTTGTGTGAGGAAAAGGCAGAACAGCCCAGTTTATCACTCACAGCTGATGGTACACAAATTAAGCAGGTAGAGGAAAATATACTGTTAGGTGTCCAACCTGATAGCTGTCTGTCTTGGACATCACAAATATCCTCTCTGTGTAAGAAGCTGAGTAGAATAGCTAAATACCTGTGAAGATACCTAGACAAGTGGCTCAGGCTCTAATTGGGAGCCAAGTAAACTACTGTGCAGCCTTTGCTTGTGCTGGAGAAATACAGAGGCTATAAACTGATTCTGAATAAGGCTGCAAACATATTATTAGATGTCCATGCAATACTCCTGTTGTAGGACAACAAAACATTCTGGGGTGGTCATCAGTTACAGATTTGATAGGCAAAAGTGTCCTCCATGCTGTTTATAACTTGCATGTGAAAAAGAGGCCAAGGCTATTAATCAGCAAGTGAAGCACAGGCATTTATTTGGAACAAGAGCAACAAATACAACTGATTATGAACTACCAAGAACGAGATTGTCAGTTGGGAAGAGGATGTTTTCTTATAGTGCAGTAATATAGAATAGTTTATCTATTATGAGTTTACCAAAGagttaatttaaataaaatattaagGCCGTATTTAAGGGCATTTGATATAAATCAATCCTAAGAATGATTACAGAATGGGTTTTCATAAATTGTGGATGTTCATGATTAGGTGCAGTCACAGGAATGTACACTGTAATGTTGTATTTGTAGATATTAGATTGTATTAGATGGTAAATGtaattctaaaataaaatcactgGCATTATAGCATTATATAAATGCTACCACTTGAATTAGAGGAAACTTACATGTATTTTTAGGCATATGGTATGTGGGTGTGATGTATTGCGACTGTATAATGGATGATTGATAGGTTGATTGATTGGATGTGTTGTATAATGTGCGTGATGTGCGGAGGGTTTGTTCTTGTTACTAATTGCTGTCATCTGTACtattaaatgtgttaaaaaacaacaacaacaacaacaacaactctaCAGCACTGCACATCTTATGGAGGAACATAACCCACTGTTTCTTGTCTGTTCCAGCAAAAGTGCCAAACAAAGTGGAGATATAAGAGAAGATTTTCTTTGGAACACCATTTTGCTGATCACATGGCAGCACAGCTTTTTTTGCCCGTGATATTGTTTAGCTGAATACCTTTACCTCCATCTGAGGTTATTTTGTAGCATATTACAGTTTTAGTTCAGTGGTTCACAGACTGGGGTCCAGGGCCTCCCAGAGGTCCTTGAGAGAGTTAGGGAGTCCCCAGCAAAATAATGATTAGTTCAATTTCACTGTTCACATGCCTCTATCAGAGTGGTATTTTTCATTTGGTTGTTGCAGATTTCCCAATTCCGAGTATTTTTGAATGCATCTTTTCAACAGATGGGGCCTCTACCGGATGTGACGTTGACTGTTGTATCGCTCGCTTCTTTCTCGTGTGCGAGCAGGTCTGTAAGTATTGCTACTGTAATTGAAGCTTTAAATCGCGAATAAATAGTATTTGAATATCATTCGAATAAAGTAGCCTGGTGAGATATATTTAAGGTGATTTTTAACGACCCACAGCTGGCCGAAGTAGCATTATAATACTCAACTGCGATGCTAAACCCGGCTAGCCTGCTAGCAACTTGTTAGctaaattagctagctagcttacgtTCATACTCTAGCGTCAATATGTAGTATAGTTTAGTTATCTTTGGTTAATATAACGTATTGCTAAAAGCCCAATTACGCTATAAATCTATTTCAAGCCAGTGGTTCTGTTATATTTGCTGATTTTGTTGTTGACCACATCAGCCTAAAAGCTTAATGGCTGAAATTGTATTTGCAGCTTGTTTTTGAACTGTTGTGAGTTGGCTGAGTTCAGTAGCATAACTCTTTCTCTGCAGACCAAGGCTACTAAACTATGCCGGTAGGATCGTAAATGTTAATGGAACATTTTAACCAAATCAACTGTGAATGAAAAGATAGCCCAAGTTCAGTTGTGTATGTGCTTAGTCACCTATTGATACACAGGGCTGGGGGGGTCTGCTACCTCACTGTGGACAGGTCGACTTGTCAATTGTGTGAGAAGCTGCACATGACCTTTTGTTTACTACCTAGACCAGTACTTTGTTAATGCTCCTCTCATCTGTTCAACACAACAGAGCCGGCAAAGATGACTACAGCTGCAAGACCAACGTTTGAGCCggcaagaggagggaggggtaaAGGAGAAGGGGATTTGAGTGCATTGTCTAAGCAGTATTCCAGCCGTGATCTTCCTGGTCACACAAAGATCAAGTACAGGTCAGTGAATAAAGCATGAATGGAACTTAAGATGTTGTTGTATAACACTGACTGTAGATCAGTGTGTTGCTGAGTGTACTGTTGGCTGGATATCTAGGTACTGATTTGTAAGCAGCAAGCTACTTTTTAAACTGTTGGCTCCTGCTTCTGTCTCCTGACTCTGATCGCCTTATTGAGCAGCCTTGCTCATCTCCATTGCATGTTGCTTCCCATTACCAAAAGCAACAGTGAGTCTTTACCATTCATTTGCTTACGGGTCACTGtttgtgtggtctgtgtgtgttagaatGCCTCCTTGAATAAGTGAACATCTTTTTCAGTGCGAAAGTTGTCTAATACTGTAGTCTACTtgagggttgtgtgtgtgtttatctgccaAACTAAAGCAACAAAATACCCTGCGTATTGGGTTATTGCTCAGATGAATGCTCGGAGTGGGGAAATACACTTTAAGTAGACATCTGACAAGATTTTCACATTTAAgtcagttaattttttttttttttcgaagtGCAGGCTTGAAGTATTCCTTTTTATATCCAAACAATGCCTATATTAATTACTTTATCCAATCTCTCAATTAGTGAAACCCTCAAGCAAAAGCACAAGCAAAAGCCCTACTGAACTATGAGTTTTGTGAACTGTAATACCTCTACTTGTTGTTTACTCagatgtttatatatttttttccacatcttGTCCTCCCTCAGGCAGCCCACCCAGGATGCCCCTGAGGAGGTCCGTGCCCGTGACTTCCgcagggagctggaggagagggaacgTGTGGCTGTTCGTGAGAAGACCAGAGAAAGGGGACCCAGAGGTGCGTCTTGCTGCAGATGTTAGACTAACATTTATTGGACAAAAAAATCTTCCAGTGGAAATTTTTTGACCAGGGATCCACTGATCCTCACTTTACCTTAAGTTGGTGTTCATAGGGATACTCACTGAAAATGTTGCACGGTCCCATGTTTTCCAGAGCATaccacatcctcctcctcttcttcatcctcaaAGCGGCCCAGGCTGGATCAGATCCCAGCAGCCAATCTGGATGCTGATGACCCTCTCACTGATGTAAGTGCTTGACTAAATGGACAGGAACTGGTGCTTAGCTGGTGTTACGCTGCCTCACtgatgttgtgtatgtgtgggacTACAggacgatgaggaggaggactCCGAGGAGGACAGCGACGATGACGACACTGCGGCCCTGCTGGCAGAACTGGAGAAGATCAAGAAGGAGCGCGCTGACGAGCAAGAACGCAAAGTAAAGCATTGTCTCACACTGATCTGTTAGTGTACCTGCTGTCTGACAAGAACAGGGCTGAAAGTATAATCAGCAAGTTAGACTCGGGATACAAATTCAATTTGGAAAGGAGCGAAATGTTACCTTGTTTTATCAAGTAGCCTAAATGTGTTTCTTGTCCCGTCCCAGGAGCGGGAGCAAAAGgccgaggaggagaggattcGCATGGAGAATATCTTGAGCGGCAATCCGTTGATTAATTTGgcagggcagcagcagcagcaacagctaaGCCAGACTCCGACTGCATTCAGTGTCAAGAGGaggtatgacacacacacacacatcatgagTGTTGTTTTTGAAGGAAGTAGTCAGTTGATTCACTTACCACTGTTCAGACTGAGGCTTTGACATGACATAACTACGTTgccaatgttatttttttttttttatcctcttctAAGGTGGGATGATGATGTTGTGTTCAAGAACTGTGCCAAAGGAGTAGATGACGCACGGAAGGAGAAACGCTTTGTCAACGACACCCTGCGCTCCGAGTTCCACAAGAAATTCATGGAGAAATATGTAAAGTAAAGGACTTGaagttttttctcatttcactgctctcctccctccagctgAAAAGGACGTTGTCATCAATAACGGGAAATATCATCAATCCCAAGAATGATACATTGCTATTCTTGACACATTGGGCTTTGTATAGTCAACACttaaaatattgtatataaatGAGTTGCTGAGTTATACCCTATGAGTTAAGATGGTAAAAAGTTGCATTTGTGTGAGGTTGTTCAAATGTGTTTCTACATCTGAGTGTCTctaggtttttttgtttttttaagtaatttcaTTAAACTTGAAAATTTGTCTCTAAAAAGGCTGTTGTGATTTTCTCTGAGTAAGATCTTGGAACATTAATGTTATTCTGCAACATGACCTTTTACCTCTGGTCATGGCTTGTGTCATCAGAGGATGGAGTGTTTATTCTCACTTTTTTCACTATGTAGTGTAAGTCACATGTTCATTTTGGGTTCAATGTGACCTAGAGTGACAAAAATCCTACCACTTTAAAGGCATTACTGCAGCATGTACACATGTAAAGCTTTTTGCAGACCATGGATGTTTATGAAGACTCTCTTTTCAAGATGAAACGTCACACATCATAGGTTATCTGACTCAACGGTTGGCATTATCATTGTCAAATGTCCTGTGAAAGTCTTTAGGATAGtttaaaaaacacatcagtTGAGGGCATTTTTCCACTTAATTAGCATATGCAAAATCAAAAGAACAGCTTCACTCAGTCCATTTAtcaatacaaaacaatacagGATAGGCCTATTGTGTCAATATTGTGCTATTGTAATTATAACTATTGCAAAAAGACAACAAATGTTAATTGTTATTGTTACATAAtatcttttgttgttgttgggtcCTTAGAAGCTAAATAGtattgaaatgtgaaaatatgaatgTGCAGGACCTATGAAATTGTCACAGAAAAATGCTGTAGGATGAAGCACTGTAACAGCGCTCAATGTGCTCACATGCAGTAATATCAAAATAATCTAACATCTTAAAAATGTTTCTAATTATGTACGATATTTTAACAACTTCACGATGTTTTGCATGTGCTCACTTCTAGTTTCACTAGTTTTTCTACTAGAATTTACTATAATAACGAGTTACCGAGATGTAACGTTTAAGGGACAAGGAGCATGGAATCCAAGTGATGGAAAAAAATTATGTACACAAGATttatcaaataaattaattaaacagCAAGTAGTTTGATTTCTAAAGTAAAACATCCACCAAAAACGACTACTTTTATTATCTGTCATTTCGGAACAAAGGCACTTTAATGCATTGATTTATTGTATTTACGATTGTCTTTGAAGGCAGCATGCCATAAGATGACGCTTGAGACGGCAGGGGGCGCCATCTCCAATCAACTCATTGTTGTGACCACGGCTAGGGAGGCTGGGAAAAGATGGCAGCTTCCTATTCTTTGTGGGGATTAACTTTAGTCCGAGAACTGATTTAAAGCATTCACCAGTGGGTATCCAGAATTTCCTTCTCATACTTTGAATTCACACTACTCAATATTCAAATACTTTTACAAGCAGAACATGGAGAAGAGCGGAAGCGTCGACAGTTTGGGCTCGAAGCGCTCCTCTTCCAGACAGCCAAGTGTTGATTCATTGTCCAGGTAACTCCACGCTTTTTAAGCTAGCTACATTTACAAATTAACGAGAGGAGGTTATTGATGAATATATGAACGAGTCAGTCGATCAGTATGTCTAAATTTAATGTGACATTTGGTGTAACCATTCAACGCTGGCTTTTACTAGCTGTCACGGAACGTTAACGTTGAAACAACTTAGCTAGCGGGTGTCTGGTGATGTTGACAGTAACTTAACTTACAGGTTCTCccaaaaaaggagaaaaacaccATAGCGTAATGCGGTGGAAAAGTGGCAGAAAGTATAGCTATGGTAACTCCTATTCAAAACAACCGTTTCTTTATGCCAATGTGATGTTATTTTTAGCAGCACTTCCACGTCTCGGTCTGATAGGTCTGCCCAGGCCAAGCCACCCTCTGCAATGTCCTCTGACTCCGTGTCCACCTCTACAGAGCTGTCTCCTGAGCTGAGGGTCAGTAGCCTGTCTGTAGTGTAATCTGCTGCATTAACGTTAGCTGTGCTTCATCAAAGCCACTATGATGATGACTAATGCAcgactctcttcctctccccccccttcaGGTTAGGCCCAAAGCTCCTGCCAAGGTATGTCGTCTGCTAATCACAAAGAAAATGCTACCTGTCCTTGAATGATGTTTTATGGTGAAGCTGTAACTAGTCTGGTGTAGCCACACATCAAGTCTCCAAGTCTAAGTTGTGTCAAATGTATCCAACAGGTGCTTAGAGATTCAGTCAAAGAGGAACCACAGTTGCTTCCAAATGAAACTGTGCAAGACATGGGTAGGTTTTCTCATTGCTGCAGTCAGCTATCAAACATATAAACAAAATGGCATGTGTGTATATCCATCCTCCATATCCATGATTAAAGCAATTTGCATTTGTTGCGTTGTTATTTTAATAGTGCTTTATTTAAATAGTGAGTAACCACTCATAGTGGTTAAATTgagacatgtttgttttgttttgtttcacagccaaagatGTCACTTATTTCTGTCCTTTCACTGGACCACTGAGAGGAACGCTGACTGTCACCAACTACAGGCTTTTCTTCAAATGCATGGACAGGGTATGCTTGCTGATTTTAAAGAAACTGAATATTTAGAAGATGTATTTTGGTTTTATTAATGTGTTACTGATTTCTAGGAGCCAGCATTTGTGCTGGACCTGCCCCTTGGGGTGGTGAGTCGTGTGGAAAAGATTGGAAGTGCATCGAGCCGTGGTGACGTGTCCTATGGACTGGTTTGCAAGGTGGGAAAGCCATAGAAATGGTCTGGAATAACCACAGTTGTTTGACTTGGAGGCTAAGTTACAACACCAGGGGCCAGTAGTATAAACCTTTGCTTAGATTCAACGCTAAATAGCTGTctgcacacagagagggaaacggGTATGCACAGATTCTCTGAGATTCATAAAGCACAGTGTACGCAACAGTGTCATA
Proteins encoded:
- the cwc15 gene encoding protein CWC15 homolog; this translates as MTTAARPTFEPARGGRGKGEGDLSALSKQYSSRDLPGHTKIKYRQPTQDAPEEVRARDFRRELEERERVAVREKTRERGPREHTTSSSSSSSSKRPRLDQIPAANLDADDPLTDDDEEEDSEEDSDDDDTAALLAELEKIKKERADEQERKEREQKAEEERIRMENILSGNPLINLAGQQQQQQLSQTPTAFSVKRRWDDDVVFKNCAKGVDDARKEKRFVNDTLRSEFHKKFMEKYVK